The Sulfurimonas lithotrophica genome includes a region encoding these proteins:
- a CDS encoding efflux RND transporter permease subunit — MSEKIIDFALSRKVLILLIALIVLIFGTNSMLKLPVDAYPDVAPTQVKIILKSSGMTPSEMEARVMIPVEQNMQSIPNQKIVRSLSKYGLCDITIDFEDGVDIYWARQQVAQRLSEVKDLLPANVSGGLAPITTPLGEVLMFTIESDTLDLMQKRTLLDWVINKRIRSIDGVAEANALGGYVKTYEVVPDFSKMKLYKVTMERLKEVLEKNNKNDGVGRLSIGEQSLFVRSEGRLKNINDISNLIVKYDNGRNIRVSDIASVQIGSLTRGGFVTKDGKEEAVEGLILSRKGEDTSKVLVRVKSELEKIEKDLPKGTSLNIFYDRSDLVSKAIHTVSTALIEALILIVIVLFLFLGNFASAFSVAIILPFAAMMTFIAMSYFGITANLMSLGGLAIAIGMLVDAGVVMVENISEHLYDEANKDKSKLQLVMDSAKEVATPVFTGILIIIIVFLPLLTLEGLEGKLFVPVALSIVFALTSSLILALTFIPVVSFYILKQTSHPKVALMVFLENIYEKSLKYALSHQKIVFAIVGVLWIAAVLAYMQVGKTFMPELDEGNVIIGIEKNPSISLEASRDIDLKIQQSLLKEVPEVISIVARGGSDEIGLDPMGLNDTDTFLVLKPKDEWRVPSNEWLLDEFRRVLDEFVGIEYGFTQPIAMRVSEMLSGSRGDIVVNIYGGDTVKLESIAKDVARITESIRGSSDVYKKANEGVTYWEVEFKDEAMARYGVSRDELSSYLKASVDGVEVGIIQEDLRRIPLMIKGSKKLQTSMHGNIDLQYVLDNGNSVEVNELVNFKMTGGPVQIDHEDGMRKSLVQTNVIGRDLVGFVDELRNKIESSIKLPQGYFIEYAGEYQNQQRASKRLSIIVPISIGLVFILLLLTFKSSLQAFLVLLNIPFALIGGVFGLYLTGEYLSVPASVGFIALMGIAVLNGVVMLNYFNYLKESVKDSLEVVTLGSIRRLRPVLMTASIAALGLIPMLFATGPGSEIQKPLAIVIINGLVSSTFLTLILLPILYHKFILKSDHK; from the coding sequence ATGAGTGAGAAGATTATTGATTTTGCACTCTCAAGAAAAGTACTTATACTTTTAATAGCACTGATAGTTTTAATTTTTGGAACAAACTCAATGTTAAAACTTCCTGTAGATGCATACCCCGACGTAGCACCTACACAGGTAAAAATTATTTTAAAATCTTCAGGTATGACGCCTTCAGAAATGGAAGCTCGCGTAATGATTCCCGTTGAGCAAAATATGCAAAGTATTCCAAACCAAAAAATTGTTCGCTCGCTTTCAAAATACGGTCTTTGCGATATTACTATAGATTTTGAAGACGGTGTAGATATATATTGGGCAAGACAACAGGTAGCTCAAAGACTTAGTGAAGTTAAAGATCTCTTACCTGCCAATGTATCGGGTGGATTAGCCCCTATTACTACGCCGCTCGGAGAAGTTTTAATGTTTACCATAGAATCCGATACGCTTGATTTGATGCAAAAAAGAACTTTGCTTGACTGGGTTATAAACAAAAGAATCCGCTCAATTGACGGGGTAGCTGAGGCAAATGCACTCGGAGGATATGTAAAAACATATGAAGTAGTCCCTGATTTTTCTAAAATGAAGTTATACAAAGTAACTATGGAACGTTTAAAAGAGGTTTTAGAGAAAAATAATAAAAATGACGGAGTCGGAAGGTTGTCCATAGGTGAACAAAGTCTTTTTGTACGTTCTGAGGGCAGACTCAAAAATATAAACGATATATCAAACTTAATCGTTAAATACGATAACGGCAGAAATATTAGAGTATCCGATATAGCAAGTGTTCAAATAGGCTCTTTAACCCGTGGAGGTTTTGTTACAAAAGACGGTAAAGAAGAGGCTGTTGAAGGTTTGATTTTATCAAGAAAAGGGGAAGATACTTCAAAAGTTTTAGTAAGGGTAAAAAGTGAACTTGAAAAAATAGAAAAAGATTTGCCAAAAGGTACAAGCCTAAATATATTTTATGATCGCTCAGACTTAGTCTCAAAAGCTATACACACCGTCTCGACTGCACTTATAGAAGCTTTGATTTTAATAGTAATAGTCCTGTTTTTATTTTTAGGAAATTTTGCATCTGCTTTTAGCGTTGCAATAATTCTACCTTTTGCTGCTATGATGACCTTTATTGCTATGAGTTATTTTGGAATAACGGCTAATCTTATGAGTTTGGGCGGTTTGGCAATAGCAATAGGTATGCTTGTAGATGCAGGTGTTGTTATGGTCGAAAACATCAGCGAGCATCTGTATGATGAGGCAAATAAAGACAAGTCTAAATTACAATTGGTTATGGACTCTGCAAAAGAAGTTGCCACTCCTGTTTTTACGGGTATTTTAATAATCATCATAGTTTTCTTACCCTTATTGACACTTGAAGGTTTAGAGGGTAAACTTTTTGTACCCGTTGCATTAAGTATAGTGTTTGCACTTACGTCATCTCTTATTTTAGCGCTTACTTTTATACCTGTCGTGAGTTTTTACATTTTAAAACAAACATCCCATCCAAAAGTTGCACTTATGGTCTTTTTGGAAAATATTTATGAAAAATCTTTAAAATATGCACTCTCGCATCAAAAAATTGTTTTTGCAATAGTCGGTGTTTTATGGATTGCAGCAGTTCTTGCTTATATGCAGGTCGGTAAGACTTTTATGCCTGAACTTGATGAAGGAAACGTCATTATCGGTATAGAGAAAAATCCGTCGATTTCATTGGAAGCCAGCAGGGATATAGATTTAAAAATACAACAAAGTCTTTTAAAAGAAGTACCCGAAGTTATCTCTATTGTTGCACGTGGGGGAAGTGACGAGATAGGACTTGACCCGATGGGGCTTAACGATACGGATACCTTTTTGGTATTAAAGCCAAAAGATGAGTGGCGTGTACCTTCAAATGAGTGGCTTTTAGACGAGTTTAGAAGGGTACTTGATGAATTTGTAGGAATCGAATACGGATTTACTCAACCCATAGCTATGCGCGTATCTGAGATGTTAAGCGGTTCACGCGGAGATATAGTCGTGAATATATACGGTGGAGATACAGTAAAGTTAGAGAGCATAGCAAAAGATGTAGCTAGAATAACAGAGTCTATAAGAGGAAGCAGTGATGTTTATAAAAAAGCTAACGAGGGTGTAACATACTGGGAAGTAGAGTTTAAAGATGAAGCTATGGCAAGATACGGGGTAAGTCGTGATGAACTCTCATCGTACCTTAAAGCCAGCGTGGACGGTGTTGAGGTTGGAATAATACAAGAAGATCTTAGAAGGATACCCCTTATGATTAAGGGTTCTAAAAAACTTCAAACCAGCATGCACGGAAATATCGACTTGCAATATGTACTGGATAACGGAAACAGTGTCGAAGTAAATGAACTAGTAAATTTTAAAATGACCGGTGGACCGGTTCAAATCGACCATGAGGACGGTATGAGAAAAAGTTTAGTTCAGACAAATGTTATCGGGCGTGACTTAGTAGGTTTTGTGGATGAACTAAGAAATAAAATAGAATCTTCCATCAAATTGCCTCAGGGGTATTTTATAGAGTATGCAGGTGAGTATCAAAACCAACAGCGTGCTTCAAAAAGATTGTCTATAATTGTTCCTATCAGTATCGGCTTAGTTTTTATACTGCTCCTTTTGACTTTTAAATCAAGTCTTCAGGCATTTTTGGTTTTACTAAATATACCTTTTGCTTTAATAGGCGGTGTGTTTGGACTTTACCTGACGGGGGAATATCTGAGTGTACCTGCATCTGTGGGATTTATTGCCCTAATGGGTATAGCCGTATTAAACGGGGTTGTGATGCTAAACTATTTTAACTATTTAAAAGAGAGTGTAAAAGATTCGTTAGAGGTGGTAACCTTAGGTTCTATTAGAAGATTGCGTCCCGTACTAATGACTGCATCCATAGCAGCACTTGGACTTATACCTATGCTTTTTGCAACGGGTCCGGGTTCGGAGATACAAAAACCTCTTGCTATAGTGATAATAAACGGTTTAGTTTCATCTACGTTTTTAACTCTGATACTTCTGCCTATTTTGTATCATAAATTTATTTTAAAATCAGACCATAAATGA